A genomic segment from Gracilimonas sediminicola encodes:
- a CDS encoding slipin family protein yields MESTEIFSGYITWLITIVVFIVLLAPQIFKILREYERAVVFRLGKFQSVKGPGLIVLIPFIDKVERVDLRVLTINVDRQEVITKDNVTVNVDAITFFRVVDAEAAVIQVERYIHATSMLAQTTLRSIIGQVELDELLANREKINKQIQQNIDTQTDPWGIKVVSVEVRDVVLPENMKRAMARQAETERDRRAKVINAEGEFQAAERLVDAAKMIETAPAALQLRFLQTMNEISEENATFAFLPLPMDFLEAFKSMADRGKSGNNKNDES; encoded by the coding sequence ATGGAGTCAACTGAGATTTTTTCAGGCTATATCACATGGCTGATAACCATCGTCGTTTTTATTGTGTTATTGGCCCCGCAAATTTTCAAAATACTGCGCGAATATGAACGGGCGGTCGTTTTCCGGCTCGGTAAATTCCAAAGTGTAAAGGGCCCGGGACTGATCGTACTCATCCCCTTCATCGATAAAGTTGAGCGGGTTGACCTGCGTGTTTTAACCATTAACGTGGACCGGCAGGAAGTGATCACCAAGGACAACGTGACTGTAAATGTGGATGCCATCACTTTTTTCCGGGTGGTTGATGCCGAAGCAGCCGTTATACAGGTTGAGCGCTACATACATGCTACTTCCATGCTGGCACAAACAACACTGCGAAGTATTATCGGGCAGGTTGAACTGGATGAATTGCTGGCAAACCGCGAGAAAATCAACAAACAAATTCAGCAGAATATTGATACTCAAACCGATCCCTGGGGAATAAAAGTAGTTTCTGTTGAGGTTCGCGATGTCGTTCTGCCTGAGAACATGAAGCGCGCTATGGCACGACAGGCTGAAACTGAGCGTGACCGACGAGCGAAAGTCATTAATGCGGAAGGTGAATTCCAGGCTGCTGAACGGCTGGTAGATGCCGCTAAGATGATCGAGACAGCACCCGCGGCCCTTCAGCTCCGTTTCCTTCAAACCATGAATGAAATCAGTGAGGAAAACGCCACCTTTGCCTTCCTCCCGCTGCCAATGGATTTCCTCGAGGCCTTCAAGTCCATGGCCGACCGGGGTAAGTCAGGAAACAACAAAAATGACGAATCATAA
- a CDS encoding ExbD/TolR family protein: MRIIFTWLVILSIIISCSSEPETVNHSADNQEKLELVDVRLYENGDMKINGRTLSETAFLDVLEVNEQTKVRISSSDKVYTSLVHRLTREFANRNVGNVHFNMMTSDEFLEYEKNVVIDILESGKIMVDGTLLHTEDLKYAVRNESSKDFSVILSVSNEAIMGTVFDVQKTLKKSGIDRINYSSSSS, encoded by the coding sequence ATGCGAATCATTTTCACTTGGCTTGTCATTTTATCAATTATCATTTCATGCTCATCTGAGCCAGAAACAGTTAATCACTCAGCGGATAATCAGGAAAAACTGGAGCTCGTAGATGTTAGACTGTATGAGAATGGCGATATGAAAATAAATGGCCGCACCCTCTCTGAAACTGCGTTTTTGGATGTCTTGGAAGTTAATGAGCAAACTAAAGTTAGAATTTCTTCTTCTGATAAAGTCTATACCAGCTTAGTTCATCGTTTAACCAGAGAGTTTGCAAACCGGAATGTTGGAAACGTCCATTTCAATATGATGACTTCGGACGAGTTCCTGGAATATGAAAAAAATGTAGTTATCGACATCCTTGAATCGGGTAAAATCATGGTAGATGGTACGCTTTTACATACTGAAGATTTGAAATATGCTGTCCGAAACGAATCTTCAAAAGATTTTTCCGTAATTCTATCGGTAAGTAATGAAGCCATAATGGGCACAGTATTTGATGTGCAAAAGACACTTAAAAAATCGGGCATAGACAGGATTAACTATTCTTCTTCAAGCTCATAG